The following proteins are encoded in a genomic region of Phragmites australis chromosome 9, lpPhrAust1.1, whole genome shotgun sequence:
- the LOC133928944 gene encoding probable serine/threonine-protein kinase At1g01540, which produces MSPPPPPRLSDELSRRTAVLGLRLWVLVGIAVGAAFLLLLALISFHLTAARRRRPRKGVAHAPGAPLSPSNIPPVSKEIQEVAVHVGSLRHYLEMGHAFPKDGAQQHGEDGESVGGATAHGSQRVHIEAGKGRRMVAYGDGEIGQVAFDVATAVGPEVSHLGWGHWYTLRELEEATANFAPEHVVGEGGYGIVYRGVLADGYQVAVKNLLNNRGQAEREFRVEVEAIGRVRHKNLVRLLGYCAEGAHRVLVYEYVDNGNLEQWLHGDVGPVSPLTWDIRMNIVLGMAKGITYLHEGLEPKVVHRDIKSSNILLDRSWNPKVSDFGLAKLLGSDSNYVTTRVMGTFGYVAPEYASTGMLNERSDVYSFGILIMEIISGRSPVDYARPTGEVNLVEWLKNMVTNRDYEAILDPKLPEKPSSKALKKALLVALRCVDPDSQKRPKMGHVIHMLEVDDFPYREDRQTLRPGQGSPLEKARTPGKPVARSCDSSCYEGNATTASTPSRLVQDM; this is translated from the exons atgtcgccgccgccgccgccgaggctgAGTGACGAGCTGTCGCGCAGGACGGCGGTGCTGGGGCTTCGCCTGTGGGTGCTCGTCGGCATCGCCGTCGGTGCCGCCTTCCTTCTGCTCCTCGCGCTCATCTCCTTCCACCTCACGGCGGCGCGACGGAGGCGGCCCAGGAAGGGGGTCGCCCACGCGCCGGGGGCGCCGCTGTCCCCGTCCAACATCCCGCCCGTGTCCAAGGAGATCCAGGAGGTGGCCGTCCACGTCGGCTCGCTCCGCCACTACCTCGAGATGGGGCACGCGTTCCCCAAGGACGGCGCGCAGCAGCATGGCGAAGACGGCGAGTCCGTAGGGGGCGCGACCGCGCACGGGTCGCAGCGCGTGCACATCGAGGCCGGCAAGGGTCGCCGCATGGTCGCGTACGGCGATGGGGAGATCGGCCAGGTGGCGTTCGACGTGGCGACGGCCGTGGGTCCCGAGGTGTCGCACCTCGGCTGGGGCCACTGGTACACGCTCcgggagctggaggaggccaCCGCCAACTTCGCCCCCGAGCACGTCGTCGGCGAGGGCGGCTACGGCATCGTCTACCGCGGCGTCCTCGCCGACGGCTACCAAGTCGCCGTCAAGAACCTCCTCAACAACAG GGGACAAGCCGAGAGGGAGTTCAGGGTGGAGGTCGAGGCGATCGGGCGCGTCCGCCACAAGAACCTGGTCCGGCTGCTGGGCTACTGCGCCGAGGGCGCTCACCG GGTGCTTGTCTACGAGTACGTCGACAATGGCAACCTAGAGCAGTGGCTTCACGGTGACGTTGGGCCTGTGAGCCCCCTCACCTGGGACATCCGGATGAACATCGTACTCGGAATGGCAAAAGG GATCACGTACTTGCACGAGGGGCTGGAGCCGAAGGTGGTGCACAGGGACATCAAGTCGAGCAACATACTCCTGGATAGGAGTTGGAACCCCAAGGTCTCGGATTTCGGCCTCGCCAAGCTCCTGGGTTCGGACAGCAACTATGTCACCACCAGAGTGATGGGAACGTTTGG TTATGTGGCACCAGAGTACGCAAGCACTGGCATGTTGAATGAGAGGagcgacgtgtacagcttcgggATCCTTATAATGGAGATCATCTCCGGTCGAAGCCCGGTCGACTATGCGAGACCCACCGGAGAG GTTAACCTTGTAGAATGGCTCAAGAACATGGTGACCAACAGGGACTACGAAGCAATTCTGGACCCAAAACTGCCGGAGAAGCCTTCCTCCAAGGCACTGAAGAAGGCTCTCCTGGTTGCACTGAGGTGTGTGGATCCGGACTCGCAGAAACGGCCAAAGATGGGACATGTAATCCATATGCTCGAAGTCGACGACTTCCCGTATCGAGAG